From the Natrarchaeobaculum aegyptiacum genome, one window contains:
- a CDS encoding cation:proton antiporter — MNITPSPAFVGIALEEPVLVFAIAMIVFLVGPLLVKRLGQPGIVGIVIFGAVVGPGALEIVELTDAIELLGQVGLIYLLFTVGLELDIRGFAAAPQDAALFGLTSFFVPFFVGTFATHTVLGLELEAALLLSAVFASHTLLAYPIVNRLGVTKNRAVTAVFGGILFTDTIALVVLAIVLGAADGDLTVWMISEVGLALVVLFASAWFVLPPAARWFFQNFSEESYFEFLFVMVAIFVTASLAEVLALEPILGAFVAGIAVNRLIPEGGTLMNRIEFVGNAFFVPFFLFYVGMLVDPGVILDGPATLVTAAVIVGVMIVSKYAAAWVVSVVQGFTPNERGVIFGLSIGQAAAALAITLVGYEEGLFGDTVLNAVVLMLLVTAIASPWMTERAATRLALEREVEAGAADERDPNILLPLSHSAELQQRLLELAFVIKGDRGSEPVTVMRVIQPDQGSSAERQVAAAQADLEELAAEGSAAEVPIETETRVNHNVASGIVQGAVEVQANQIVMGWDATESFRHRIFGSIIDQVLERTTLPVLISRLGHPINTTRRLHVVVPIGADHHEGFYEAVHLVKRIANATGAELRVVVVEGTTHQFEQLFDLVEEDVTAEFEAVDRWDRLLPTLESRAEEDDLVVAISPRRGDVGWHRELEDLPRELVSLPPESFLTVHPRQGEPEYDRQYLRIE, encoded by the coding sequence ATGAACATCACACCGTCGCCCGCTTTCGTCGGAATCGCCCTCGAAGAGCCGGTACTCGTCTTTGCGATCGCGATGATCGTCTTCCTCGTCGGGCCGTTGCTGGTCAAGCGGCTGGGCCAGCCCGGCATCGTCGGCATCGTGATCTTCGGGGCCGTAGTCGGCCCCGGTGCACTCGAGATCGTCGAACTCACCGATGCGATCGAGCTGCTCGGGCAGGTCGGGCTCATCTACCTGTTGTTCACCGTCGGTCTCGAACTCGACATCCGGGGGTTCGCGGCTGCACCGCAGGATGCGGCGCTGTTCGGGCTGACGAGTTTCTTCGTGCCGTTTTTCGTCGGGACGTTCGCGACCCACACCGTCCTTGGACTCGAACTCGAGGCGGCGCTGTTGCTCTCTGCGGTGTTCGCCTCCCACACGTTGCTCGCGTATCCGATCGTCAACCGCCTCGGCGTGACGAAGAATCGGGCGGTGACGGCGGTCTTCGGCGGCATCCTCTTCACCGATACGATCGCGCTGGTCGTCCTCGCGATCGTCCTCGGTGCCGCCGACGGCGATCTGACCGTCTGGATGATCTCCGAGGTCGGCCTCGCGCTGGTCGTGCTCTTTGCCAGTGCGTGGTTCGTCCTGCCGCCGGCCGCCCGCTGGTTCTTCCAGAACTTCAGCGAGGAGAGTTACTTCGAGTTCCTCTTCGTGATGGTGGCCATCTTCGTCACCGCCAGCCTCGCCGAGGTGCTCGCACTCGAGCCGATCCTCGGTGCGTTCGTCGCCGGAATTGCCGTCAATCGGCTTATCCCGGAAGGCGGCACGCTCATGAACCGGATCGAGTTCGTCGGGAACGCCTTCTTCGTCCCCTTCTTCCTGTTCTACGTCGGCATGCTCGTCGATCCGGGCGTCATCCTCGACGGACCGGCGACGCTCGTAACGGCCGCGGTGATCGTCGGCGTGATGATCGTGAGCAAGTACGCCGCTGCCTGGGTCGTCTCGGTCGTCCAGGGCTTCACGCCGAACGAACGGGGCGTCATCTTCGGCCTCTCGATCGGACAGGCCGCCGCCGCCCTCGCGATCACGCTCGTCGGCTACGAGGAAGGGCTCTTCGGCGACACCGTCCTCAACGCCGTCGTACTCATGTTGCTCGTGACCGCCATCGCCAGTCCGTGGATGACAGAACGTGCGGCGACCCGGCTCGCCCTCGAGCGCGAGGTCGAGGCCGGAGCGGCCGACGAGCGCGATCCCAATATCCTGTTGCCGCTCTCTCACAGCGCAGAACTCCAGCAGCGACTCCTCGAGCTCGCGTTCGTCATCAAGGGCGATCGCGGAAGCGAGCCGGTCACCGTCATGCGCGTGATCCAGCCGGATCAGGGCAGCTCGGCCGAACGGCAGGTCGCCGCGGCACAGGCCGACCTCGAAGAGCTGGCGGCGGAAGGCAGCGCCGCAGAGGTACCGATCGAGACCGAGACGCGGGTCAACCACAACGTCGCCTCCGGGATCGTTCAGGGGGCCGTCGAGGTGCAGGCGAACCAGATCGTCATGGGCTGGGACGCCACCGAGAGTTTCCGCCACCGGATCTTCGGGAGCATCATCGATCAGGTCCTAGAGCGGACGACGCTCCCGGTGCTCATCTCGCGGCTCGGTCACCCGATCAACACGACCCGCCGGCTCCACGTCGTCGTCCCGATCGGTGCCGATCACCACGAGGGGTTCTACGAGGCCGTCCACCTCGTCAAACGCATCGCGAACGCGACGGGCGCCGAGCTACGCGTCGTCGTGGTCGAGGGAACGACCCATCAGTTCGAGCAACTGTTCGACCTCGTCGAGGAGGACGTCACCGCCGAGTTCGAGGCCGTCGACCGCTGGGATCGGCTCCTCCCCACGCTCGAGTCCCGGGCAGAAGAAGACGACCTCGTCGTCGCGATTTCGCCCCGCCGCGGCGACGTCGGCTGGCACCGCGAACTCGAGGACCTGCCACGGGAACTCGTCTCCCTGCCGCCGGAGTCGTTCCTCACGGTCCATCCGCGACAGGGCGAACCGGAGTACGATCGTCAGTATCTCCGGATCGAGTGA
- the glmS gene encoding glutamine--fructose-6-phosphate transaminase (isomerizing): MCGIIGHVGTDDALETLLTGLENLEYRGYDSAGVAVQNGSGIAVEKRSGEVSELKSSIDGSLEGSVGIGHTRWSTHGPPTDENAHPHTDETADVAVVHNGIIENYAELREWLKANGCEFTSDTDTEVIPHLIQYFLDEGLDGEAAFRKAIENLEGSYAVTAMISDEHVLYAARKGSPLVVGFEDEAFFLASDVPAFLEYTDDVVFLEDGDVVIVDDDGVEFTDLDGNPVSRERKTVDWDPEQAGKGGYDHFMLKEIHEQPTSIAQALEGRVDPGAGEIALEGFEPGTFADVDHVQLVACGTSYHAAMYGAFALRQAGIHATTVLANEYSVAAPPIDEDTLVIAVTQSGETADTLNALRRATAGGARTLALTNVVGSTAARQADDALFIRAGPEIGVAATKTFSSQVVMLVLLAQRITEDRLGDPAADPDTLLPALSQTPGAIDDLLESSRAAAIADRFEDSQSYFFIGRGLGYPVALEGALKFKEITYEHAEGFASGELKHGPLALVTADTPVFAVFVGDEDEKTLKNAAEAQTRGAPVVAVCPEGHRATEVADAHLEIPDTDPDVAGLLANVQLQLVSYHAAAQLDRPIDKPRNLAKSVTVE, translated from the coding sequence ATGTGTGGAATCATCGGACACGTCGGTACCGACGACGCCCTCGAAACGCTGCTAACCGGTCTCGAGAACCTCGAGTACCGGGGCTACGACTCCGCCGGCGTCGCCGTCCAGAACGGCTCCGGAATCGCCGTCGAGAAACGCTCCGGCGAGGTCTCCGAACTGAAGTCGTCGATCGACGGCTCGCTCGAGGGCAGCGTCGGGATCGGTCACACCCGCTGGAGCACGCACGGCCCACCGACCGACGAGAACGCCCACCCACACACCGACGAAACGGCCGACGTCGCCGTCGTCCACAACGGCATCATCGAGAACTACGCCGAACTTCGCGAGTGGCTCAAAGCCAACGGCTGTGAGTTCACGAGCGACACCGACACCGAGGTCATCCCCCACCTCATCCAGTACTTCCTCGACGAGGGCCTCGACGGCGAGGCGGCCTTCCGGAAGGCCATCGAGAACCTCGAGGGGAGTTACGCCGTCACCGCGATGATCTCCGACGAACACGTCCTCTACGCCGCACGGAAAGGGTCCCCGCTCGTGGTCGGATTCGAGGACGAGGCGTTCTTCCTCGCCAGCGACGTCCCCGCGTTCCTCGAGTACACCGACGACGTGGTCTTCCTCGAGGACGGCGACGTCGTGATCGTCGACGACGACGGCGTCGAGTTCACCGACCTCGACGGCAATCCAGTCTCGAGAGAACGGAAGACCGTCGACTGGGATCCCGAACAGGCCGGCAAAGGTGGCTACGACCACTTCATGCTGAAGGAGATCCACGAACAGCCCACCTCGATCGCCCAGGCGCTCGAGGGCCGGGTCGACCCCGGTGCAGGGGAAATCGCCCTCGAGGGGTTCGAACCCGGGACGTTCGCGGACGTCGACCACGTCCAGCTCGTCGCCTGTGGAACCTCCTACCACGCGGCGATGTACGGCGCGTTCGCTCTCAGGCAGGCGGGCATCCACGCGACGACGGTGCTCGCGAACGAGTACAGCGTCGCCGCCCCACCGATCGACGAGGACACGCTCGTGATCGCCGTCACCCAGAGTGGCGAGACCGCAGACACCCTGAACGCGCTCCGGCGAGCCACGGCCGGCGGTGCCCGCACGCTCGCACTCACGAACGTCGTCGGCTCGACCGCCGCCCGTCAGGCCGACGACGCGCTGTTCATCCGTGCCGGCCCGGAGATCGGCGTCGCCGCCACCAAGACGTTCTCCTCGCAGGTCGTCATGCTCGTCCTCCTCGCCCAGCGAATCACCGAGGATCGACTGGGCGACCCCGCCGCCGATCCCGATACCCTCCTCCCGGCCCTCTCACAGACGCCGGGAGCGATCGACGACCTCCTCGAGTCCTCGCGGGCGGCGGCGATCGCCGACCGGTTCGAGGACAGCCAGTCGTACTTCTTCATCGGCCGCGGTCTGGGCTACCCGGTCGCCCTCGAGGGCGCACTGAAGTTCAAGGAGATCACCTACGAACACGCCGAGGGGTTCGCCTCGGGCGAACTCAAACACGGCCCACTGGCGCTCGTCACCGCCGACACGCCGGTGTTCGCCGTCTTCGTCGGCGACGAAGACGAGAAAACGCTGAAAAACGCCGCCGAGGCCCAGACGCGTGGCGCACCCGTGGTCGCCGTCTGTCCGGAAGGCCACCGGGCGACCGAGGTGGCCGACGCCCACCTCGAGATTCCGGACACCGATCCGGACGTCGCCGGGCTGCTCGCGAACGTGCAGCTGCAGCTGGTCTCCTACCACGCGGCCGCCCAGCTCGACAGGCCGATCGACAAGCCGCGAAACCTCGCCAAGAGCGTCACGGTCGAGTGA
- a CDS encoding DUF7563 family protein codes for MSTDQSDTKWTPMTSREHTSAPRCVNCGTQVTRQFARVFGDNRDVVHACPECATYREMKTSDFIPKDAR; via the coding sequence ATGTCGACGGACCAATCCGATACGAAGTGGACGCCGATGACGTCCCGTGAGCACACCAGTGCGCCCCGATGTGTCAACTGTGGAACGCAGGTAACCCGCCAATTCGCTCGCGTCTTCGGCGACAACCGTGACGTGGTTCACGCCTGTCCCGAGTGTGCGACCTATCGCGAGATGAAGACGTCCGATTTCATCCCGAAAGACGCCCGCTAG
- a CDS encoding helix-turn-helix domain-containing protein codes for MSTDAADLEGERSTLTSVADGGIVAQVRLDHPKLLLRRTLRRVPDVSIEPDTITTLETGQTVAFLLVYADAYDAFETALEIDPTVTDPVLVDRYPDRRVYRVTVTERARRFDRGIVDAGGRLLEVSSSRDGWKLQVRFPDREALVSFNDHSRDRGLSVAVEYLRVADDGPDGVPALTEKQQELLTVAYQEGYFHVPRGISQNELADRLGVSKSAVSQRLRRAIGSLCAATLTPDGCPDDRE; via the coding sequence GTGAGCACCGACGCCGCCGACCTCGAGGGCGAACGGAGCACGCTCACCTCGGTGGCCGACGGCGGAATCGTCGCACAGGTCCGACTCGACCACCCGAAACTGCTGCTCCGTCGAACGCTCAGGCGCGTTCCCGACGTGTCGATCGAACCCGACACCATCACCACGCTCGAGACCGGCCAGACCGTCGCGTTTCTCCTGGTTTACGCCGACGCCTACGACGCCTTCGAGACGGCCCTCGAGATCGACCCGACGGTCACGGACCCCGTCCTGGTCGATCGGTATCCGGACCGTCGCGTCTATCGAGTCACTGTCACGGAGCGCGCCCGCCGGTTCGACCGCGGAATCGTCGACGCCGGCGGACGGCTTCTCGAGGTCTCGAGCTCCCGGGACGGCTGGAAGCTCCAGGTTCGCTTTCCGGACCGGGAGGCGCTCGTCTCGTTCAACGACCACAGTCGGGACCGGGGTCTCTCGGTGGCCGTCGAGTACCTCCGGGTCGCAGACGACGGCCCCGACGGTGTCCCGGCGCTGACGGAGAAACAACAGGAGTTGCTCACGGTCGCCTACCAGGAAGGGTACTTCCACGTCCCGAGAGGAATTTCCCAGAACGAACTCGCCGACAGGCTCGGCGTCTCGAAGTCCGCCGTCTCCCAGCGGCTCCGCCGGGCGATCGGTAGCCTCTGTGCAGCGACGCTCACGCCGGATGGCTGTCCGGACGACCGCGAGTGA
- a CDS encoding MarR family transcriptional regulator gives MSSSDHDVDTDRTAQSNPDRTDDQEPTIEDCPPSAKLVYKVLEYEAPLTQEGIAAESRLCPRTVRYALGTLEESSLVASRVSLEDARQSQYWIPEGTTPGPGPAAEST, from the coding sequence ATGAGTTCATCAGATCACGACGTCGACACAGATCGTACCGCCCAGTCGAACCCCGACCGAACTGACGATCAGGAGCCGACGATCGAGGACTGCCCGCCGAGCGCGAAACTCGTCTACAAGGTCCTCGAGTACGAGGCTCCACTGACACAGGAGGGGATCGCCGCCGAATCCCGACTCTGCCCGAGAACCGTCCGGTACGCCCTCGGCACCCTCGAGGAGAGCAGTCTCGTCGCCAGCCGCGTCAGTCTCGAAGACGCGAGACAGTCACAGTACTGGATCCCAGAGGGAACCACGCCGGGTCCCGGTCCAGCAGCCGAGTCGACGTAA